In Luxibacter massiliensis, a single genomic region encodes these proteins:
- a CDS encoding C-GCAxxG-C-C family (seleno)protein, whose translation MESRKKLNTDFYTEIDIKELQKDAVEIFHSGFACSEAVIYAIRKHFQLDLSDDAIAMSSGFPWGLGGGGCICGALAGGTMILGYFFGRTIPGDPQIKECFKLSQELHEYFTNSFGASCCRILTRGKEKNSPERKAQCTKFVSETVKKTAEIILREYSAKKE comes from the coding sequence ATGGAAAGTAGAAAAAAACTAAACACAGATTTTTATACTGAAATTGATATAAAAGAGCTCCAAAAAGACGCTGTTGAAATTTTTCATTCAGGATTTGCCTGTTCTGAAGCTGTCATTTACGCTATACGCAAGCATTTTCAACTAGATTTATCAGACGATGCTATTGCCATGAGCTCAGGGTTCCCATGGGGCCTGGGTGGCGGAGGCTGTATCTGCGGTGCTCTTGCCGGTGGAACAATGATCTTGGGTTACTTTTTTGGACGTACTATCCCTGGTGATCCTCAAATTAAAGAGTGCTTTAAATTAAGCCAGGAACTACATGAATATTTTACTAATTCCTTTGGCGCCTCCTGCTGCCGTATACTTACCAGGGGGAAAGAAAAAAATTCTCCCGAACGCAAAGCACAGTGCACTAAATTTGTTTCAGAAACAGTAAAGAAAACTGCAGAAATTATTTTAAGGGAATATTCTGCAAAAAAAGAATGA
- a CDS encoding helix-turn-helix domain-containing protein, which yields MSLGKKIFKLRKEKGLSQEALAEQVGTTRQAISKWENNQGFPETEKLLLLSNIFEVSTDFLLKDEKAMQVDEEHGYYVSKEMAKGFIANQKKLCCYISVGAMFIVLAGIPYTMFHDNTVWRYLGMAICFAVGIISFVIGMFSEKQEYNILTQEPLLFDYEYMKELTKEYNSRKKKYVIVAIPCTVLFIVCLLTFALTKRGYLLWSEYHALVFLGLAVGILGFMYSLGVIETYELLVKNDEYSKRFFFKLRRKIRKKVEKI from the coding sequence ATGAGTTTAGGTAAAAAGATTTTTAAGTTAAGAAAAGAAAAAGGGTTATCACAAGAGGCTTTAGCTGAGCAAGTCGGAACTACAAGACAAGCTATTAGCAAATGGGAAAATAATCAAGGGTTTCCAGAAACGGAAAAACTTTTGCTATTATCAAATATCTTTGAAGTGTCTACTGATTTTTTATTAAAAGATGAAAAGGCTATGCAAGTTGACGAAGAACATGGATATTATGTTAGTAAAGAAATGGCAAAGGGATTTATAGCTAATCAGAAAAAACTGTGTTGTTATATTAGCGTTGGGGCTATGTTTATTGTTTTAGCCGGTATACCATATACAATGTTCCATGATAATACTGTTTGGCGTTACTTAGGAATGGCAATTTGTTTTGCAGTTGGAATTATATCTTTTGTTATAGGAATGTTTTCTGAAAAACAAGAATATAACATTTTGACACAAGAACCCTTGTTGTTTGATTATGAATATATGAAAGAACTGACAAAGGAATATAATTCAAGAAAGAAAAAATATGTAATTGTTGCTATTCCTTGTACGGTTCTATTTATTGTATGCTTACTAACTTTTGCCTTAACTAAAAGAGGTTACCTTTTATGGTCAGAATATCATGCCCTTGTATTCCTTGGTCTTGCTGTCGGAATATTAGGTTTTATGTATTCACTTGGTGTTATCGAAACATATGAATTGCTAGTGAAGAATGATGAATATTCTAAAAGGTTCTTTTTTAAGCTAAGAAGAAAAATCAGAAAGAAAGTTGAAAAGATATAG
- a CDS encoding fumarate hydratase, producing MIRTINVEKITENIKEMCIEANYFLSSDMKKAMGEAAKKEEALLGKQILAQLQENLEIAASETIPICQDTGMAVIFLDIGQDVHLEGGSLEDAVNEGVRRGYIEGYLRKSVVRDPIDRENTKDNTPAVIHTKIVEGDKVKIKVAPKGFGSENMSRVFMLKPAEGIEGVKQAVLTAVRDAGPNACPPMVVGVGVGGTFEKCAIMAKEALTREVGTHSDIPYVNELEKELLEKINKLGIGPGGLGGTITALAVHINTYPTHIAGLPVGVNICCHVNRHIEREI from the coding sequence ATGATTCGGACAATTAATGTTGAAAAAATTACAGAAAATATAAAAGAGATGTGTATAGAAGCAAATTATTTTTTGTCATCAGATATGAAGAAAGCTATGGGAGAAGCTGCAAAAAAGGAAGAAGCTTTATTAGGGAAGCAAATATTAGCTCAACTCCAGGAAAACTTGGAGATTGCAGCATCTGAAACAATACCAATTTGTCAGGATACAGGAATGGCAGTAATTTTTTTGGATATTGGGCAGGATGTGCATTTAGAAGGAGGATCTCTAGAAGATGCAGTCAATGAAGGTGTCCGCCGTGGATATATAGAGGGATATTTAAGAAAGTCTGTGGTCAGAGATCCTATCGATAGGGAAAATACAAAAGATAATACACCAGCGGTTATTCATACAAAAATAGTTGAGGGGGATAAAGTAAAGATTAAAGTAGCGCCGAAAGGATTCGGAAGTGAAAATATGAGCCGGGTATTTATGCTAAAGCCGGCAGAAGGAATAGAGGGGGTAAAACAAGCAGTTCTGACTGCTGTGAGAGATGCGGGGCCGAATGCCTGTCCTCCTATGGTTGTAGGAGTAGGTGTCGGAGGAACATTTGAAAAATGTGCTATAATGGCAAAAGAAGCTTTGACTAGAGAAGTAGGTACTCATTCTGACATTCCATATGTAAATGAATTAGAAAAAGAACTGTTAGAGAAAATTAATAAACTAGGAATTGGGCCAGGCGGCCTTGGCGGAACAATAACAGCATTAGCTGTCCATATCAATACTTACCCCACACATATTGCAGGATTACCTGTGGGGGTAAACATTTGCTGCCATGTGAACAGACATATAGAGAGAGAGATCTGA
- a CDS encoding Fe-S-containing hydro-lyase has protein sequence MDKYITTPITKEITKSLHSGDYVYITGTIYTARDAAHKRMYEILEEGKTLPINLKDQIIYYMGPSPAREGRPIGSAGPTTASRMDKYTPRFLDLGLGAMIGKGKRSKEVIDAIVRNDSVYFAAVGGAGALLSKCITSSEVIVYNDLGTEAIRRLTVEKLPVIVVVDSQGNNLYETAIKEYNREI, from the coding sequence ATGGACAAGTATATTACAACCCCTATTACTAAAGAAATTACAAAATCCCTTCATTCAGGAGATTATGTTTATATTACAGGAACTATTTATACGGCACGGGATGCTGCACATAAGAGAATGTATGAAATTTTGGAAGAAGGGAAAACCCTTCCTATTAATTTAAAGGACCAGATTATTTATTACATGGGTCCCTCCCCTGCACGTGAAGGGCGTCCTATAGGTTCTGCGGGACCTACAACTGCCAGCCGGATGGATAAATATACCCCACGTTTTTTAGACTTAGGCCTTGGCGCTATGATTGGCAAAGGAAAAAGGAGTAAAGAAGTCATTGATGCAATTGTCAGAAATGATTCTGTTTATTTTGCAGCCGTTGGAGGAGCAGGTGCTTTACTATCAAAATGTATCACAAGTTCTGAAGTTATCGTTTATAATGATTTAGGGACTGAAGCTATCCGCAGGCTTACAGTTGAAAAATTACCTGTAATTGTTGTAGTTGACAGTCAAGGAAATAACTTATATGAGACTGCAATTAAAGAATATAATCGGGAAATATAA
- a CDS encoding lysophospholipid acyltransferase family protein — protein sequence MKRILLMVFRNIILVPFMWCRLCYHASHTEKYTEKQQYDLLKFIVLRANKGGNVRIITHGVENIPQENGFMFFPNHQGLYDVLAILEACPKPFSVVAKKDIGNIPFLKQVFACMKAYLLDRENIRQAMQVIMDVSNEVKNGRNYLIFAEGTRSKNGNKIGEFKGGSFKSATKAKCPIVPVALIDSFKPFDTNTINKVSVQVHFLKPLYYEEYKNMKTTEIAALVQEKIQNTIEENVK from the coding sequence ATGAAGCGTATATTACTGATGGTTTTTAGAAATATTATATTAGTTCCTTTTATGTGGTGCCGCTTGTGTTACCATGCATCCCATACAGAGAAATATACTGAAAAGCAGCAGTATGATTTACTTAAATTTATTGTACTTCGTGCAAATAAAGGTGGGAATGTGCGGATTATTACTCATGGCGTTGAAAATATACCTCAGGAGAATGGCTTTATGTTTTTTCCGAATCATCAAGGCTTATATGATGTACTTGCAATTCTTGAGGCATGCCCGAAGCCATTTTCAGTTGTAGCAAAAAAAGATATAGGAAATATTCCATTTTTAAAACAAGTATTTGCCTGTATGAAAGCCTATTTATTAGACCGGGAAAATATACGGCAGGCAATGCAGGTAATTATGGATGTATCAAATGAAGTAAAAAATGGAAGAAACTATCTAATTTTTGCAGAAGGGACAAGATCTAAAAATGGGAATAAAATAGGAGAATTTAAAGGAGGCAGCTTTAAATCTGCTACTAAAGCAAAATGCCCTATTGTCCCCGTAGCGCTGATAGATTCTTTTAAACCTTTTGATACGAATACCATCAATAAAGTTAGCGTGCAAGTGCATTTTTTAAAGCCATTATATTATGAAGAATATAAAAACATGAAAACAACAGAAATTGCGGCATTGGTGCAGGAAAAGATACAAAATACAATTGAAGAAAATGTAAAATAA